Proteins encoded by one window of Microcebus murinus isolate Inina chromosome 2, M.murinus_Inina_mat1.0, whole genome shotgun sequence:
- the MRPS15 gene encoding small ribosomal subunit protein uS15m, producing the protein MLRTAWRALSSIRTQRAIQAPVLGLLGRGSARLPSSQWGLQPLSLLQAARGHAIRKPVQPSQDDDPPPSTLLKGYQNIPGIKKVDDVVKRLLSLEMANKKEKLIIKEEQLMKKVVANPEDTRSLEARIVSLTIKIRNYEEHMQKHRKDKAHKRYLLMSIDQRKKMLKNLRKTNYDVFEKICRELGIEYTFPPLYYRPAHRRFVTKKALCIRVFQEAQKLKKQKKALKAAEAAARKQGRKNPEVQNQVQEPGSSKA; encoded by the exons ATGCTGAGGACCGCGTGGCGGGCGCTGAGTTCGATTCGGACCCAGAGAGCGATCCAGGCCCCAGTCCTTGGGCTGCTGGGCAGAGGGAGCGCCAGGCTTCCTTCCAGCCAGTGGGGCCTGCAGCCTCTAA GTCTCCTCCAGGCCGCCCGCGGACATGCCATCCGGAAACCAG TCCAGCCCAGCCAAGATGATGACCCACCCCCTTCCACGCTGCTCAAAGGCTACCAGAACATCCCTGGAATTAAGAA AGTCGATGATGTCGTGAAAAGACTCTTATCTTTGGAAATGGCCAATAAG AAGGAGAAGCTAATAATCAAAGAAGAACAGTTGATGAAAAAGGTCGTGGCAAACCCTGAGGACACCAGATCCCTGGAGGCTCGAA TTGTTTCCTTGACCATCAAGATACGCAATTATGAAGAACACATGCAGAAACATCGAAAG GACAAAGCCCACAAACGTTATCTGCTAATGAGTATTGACCAGAGGAAGAAGATGCTCAAAAACCTCCGTAAGACCAACTATGATGTCTTTGAGAAGATATGCAGAGAGCTGGGGATTGAGTACACCTTTCCCCCTCTGTATTATCGACCAGCCCACCGCCGATTTGTGACCAAGAAGGCTCTCTGCATTCGG GTTTTCCAGGAGGCTCAAAAGCTGAAGAAGCAAAAAAAGGCTTTAAAAGCTGCAGAAGCAGCAGCTCgaaaacaaggaaggaagaacCCGGAGGTTCAGAACCAGGTTCAAGAACCAGGCTCTTCCAAAGCCTGA